Proteins encoded in a region of the Antedon mediterranea chromosome 2, ecAntMedi1.1, whole genome shotgun sequence genome:
- the LOC140039596 gene encoding corticotropin-releasing factor-binding protein-like yields the protein MITSYLFLVFVMFHIVCCMPKTQQHKINKPDMLELRKRSDFHPSERTLDCFDMVGIEGDYVYTPTERRRQCTVYFIGNFMDELVEFQIRQIDIPCNGNKLQIFDGWKLGGAVFPSEEEHAYSMENRQFEACGEDSDSVFISSQNVAMLSFPTNIGSFKITFRTRKNPKPCHAMAPDSSGEYDLLNYGERRNCTFLVIYPVTISIIQMTVGDPSIETKLKCFSEPDQVQFLEGNGLDYGLMRTEQVMCGSTETVEVQDYESTNDTTTAAGIVCKRSGLSIPLQCQSSTVRLISSGQTDNHVRIKFSKLSPSFNECL from the exons ATTAACAAACCAGACATGCTCGAACTTCGGAAGCGGAGTGATTTTCATCCGTCTGAAAGAACACTCG ATTGTTTTGATATGGTTGGCATTGAAGGGGATTATGTATACACACCCACGGAAAGAAGGAGGCAATGCACCGTTTATTTCATAGGCAATTTCATGGACGAGTTAGTAGAATTTCAAATAAGACAGATCGATATACCATGCAATGGTAATAAGTTACAG ATATTCGACGGATGGAAACTCGGTGGTGCTGTATTTCCATCAGAAGAAGAGCATGCGTACTCGATGGAAAACAGGCAGTTTGAGGCTTGCGGAGAAGATTCCGATAGCGTGTTTATATCGTCACAAAATGTAGCTATGCTATCATTTCCAACTAACATTGGCagttttaaaatcacatttaggACAAGAAAAAATCCAAAAC CTTGTCATGCTATGGCACCTGACTCCAGCGGCGAATATGATTTGTTGAATTATGGAGAGAGACGGAATTGCACTTTTTTGGTAATCTACCCAGTGACAATCAGCATAATTCAGATGACGGTTGGAGATCCAAGTATCGAAACCAAGTTAAAG TGCTTCAGCGAACCAGATCAAGTGCAGTTTTTGGAAGGAAATGGTCTTGACTATGGACTCATGAGAACAGAACAAGTCATGTGTGGCTCGACAGAAACGGTTGAAGTTCAG GATTATGAGTCGACTAATGACACGACGACGGCCGCCGGAATTGTTTGTAAACGAA GTGGTCTCTCCATTCCACTGCAGTGTCAAAGTTCAACAGTACGGCTTATTTCAAGCGGACAGACGGACAACCATGTACGCATCAAGTTTTCCAAACTTTCTCCATCGTTCAACGAATGTCTTTAA